One genomic segment of Ictalurus punctatus breed USDA103 chromosome 12, Coco_2.0, whole genome shotgun sequence includes these proteins:
- the ndufs6 gene encoding NADH dehydrogenase [ubiquinone] iron-sulfur protein 6, mitochondrial, with protein MAAILPKILSFAKNTRTFLTTSRLSAVPVQQCSVPVSNYGEKITHTGQVFDKNDIRRARFVGRQKEVNQNFAINLVAEEPVSDVEARVVSCDGGGGALGHPKVYINLDKVTKVGTCGYCGRQFQQKHHH; from the exons ATGGCGGCCATCCTTCCCAAGATCTTGTCCTTCGCTAAAAATACGAGGACTTTCCTCACAACTTCAAGACTTTCTGCGGTACCGGTTCAGCAGTGCAGTGTTCCTGTTTCTAACTATGGAGAAAAAATCACTCACACGGGACAG GTTTTTGATAAAAATGATATACGAAGAGCGAGATTTGTGGGGAGACAAAAAGAG GTGAATCAGAACTTCGCTATAAATCTGGTGGCGGAGGAGCCGGTATCCGATGTAGAAGCTCGAGTGGTGTCCTGTGACGGAGGTGGAGGAGCTCTGGGCCATCCCAAAGTTTATATCAACCTG GACAAGGTGACCAAAGTGGGTACGTGTGGTTACTGTGGACGGCAGTTTCAGCAGAAACACCACCACTGA
- the irx4b gene encoding iroquois-class homeodomain protein IRX-4b has translation MSYAELGYSYSAAPQILLSSNTLGSCYESGTDSPSDSAQTSLYCPVYEGTLVTSARHDHNSPYENGYMKDHGTYCSYRTDSTCLYSLGKIREKGESGTTSARITPGSAYYSYNHPFGYQYDSYGYGSVDVNTRRKNATRETTSTLKAWLQEHKKNPYPTKGEKIMLAIITKMTLTQVSTWFANARRRLKKENKMTWSPRNKTSEERGCEEEAETFEGEPIKSENEFDGNPKVDDTDPAQSDLEDFDLTESDSSECEPKPFSPSSIHAISQDCPDYRLREPLLHASTPDTSYDGFDKTCLESTTEDSQNPEQEETKPKIWSLAQTATSLNQADYTSCMHRSRGTRSSSTGCHLDLEDSPFASLRNWVDGMFHDPMLRQSDFNQTFSNSSSLWMLENRFHELTDSVPSPQLT, from the exons ATGTCATACGCTGAGCTTGGTTATTCGTATTCAGCAGCCCCCCAG ATCCTATTATCCTCTAATACTCTGGGTTCCTGCTACGAGTCCGGGACTGATTCTCCATCCGATTCTGCGCAGACTTCTCTCTACTGCCCGGTGTACGAGGGCACATTGGTGACATCTGCCAGACACGACCACAACTCTCCGTATGAGAATGGATATATGAAAGATCACGGGACATACTGTTCGTATAGAACGGATTCAACATGCCTGTATTCCCTG GGTAAGATCCGAGAGAAAGGGGAATCAGGAACGACAAGTGCAAGGATCACACCTGGGTCAGCTTATTACTCCTACAATCACCCATTTGGATACCAGTATGACTCATATGG TTATGGATCTGTGGATGTTAACACGAGAAGGAAGAACGCAACCAGAGAGACCACCAGCACCCTGAAAGCATGGCTTCAGGAGCACAAAAAGAACCCGTACCCCACCAAAGGAGAAAAGATCATGCTGGCTATAATCACCAAAATGACCTTGACACAGGTGTCCACGTGGTTCGCCAACGCCCGCCGTAGACTCAAGAAAGAGAACAAAATGACATGGTCCCCACGCAACAAGACCTCAGAGGAGAGAGGCTGCGAAGAGGAAGCGGAGACCTTCGAAGGGGAGCCGATTAAATCTGAGAACGAATTTGACG GCAACCCAAAGGTGGACGATACAGATCCAGCACAAAGCGATTTGGAAGACTTCGACCTCACTGAGTCAGATTCCTCTGAATGTGAACCGAAACCTTTCTCACCCTCGAGCATACATGCAATATCACAGGACTGTCCAGACTATCGACTCAGAGAACCTCTGCTACATGCGTCTACTCCAGATACAAGTTACGACGGTTTTGATAAAACCTGCTTAGAGTCGACGACTGAAGATAGCCAAAACCCTGAACAAGAAGAGACCAAGCCAAAAATTTGGTCACTTGCACAGACAGCCACATCGTTAAATCAGGCAGATTACACATCATGCATGCATAGGAGTCGAGGCACGCGGTCGTCCTCTACGGGCTGCCATTTAGACTTAGAGGACTCTCCGTTCGCCAGTCTCAGAAACTGGGTAGACGGCATGTTTCATGATCCAATGCTTCGGCAAAGCGACTTCAACCAGACTTTCTCCAACTCTTCAAGTTTATGGATGTTGGAGAACAGATTCCATGAACTGACAGATTCTGTTCCTTCGCCCCAGCTCACATGA